The sequence below is a genomic window from Bradyrhizobium septentrionale.
TGGCGCCGACCATCGTGCTGAAGGACGGTAAGCCGATGCTGGTAACGGGATCGCCCGGCGGCAGCCGCATCATTTCGGCTGTGACGCAGATCATCGTCGACGTGATCGACTACAAAATGGATATCGCAGCCGCAGTCGCCGCGCCGCGGATGCATCACCAATGGCTGCCCGACGAGGTCCGGATCGAGAAAGGCTTTCCCGACGAGGTGCTGGCCGAGTTGAAGGCCAAGGGCCACAAACCGGTCGAGCCGCTCGGCTACTCCTCCGCGAACTCGATCATGGTCACGACCAATGGTCTGCTCGGCGCGCCCGACCCGCGCACGCGTGGCTCGGAGGCCGCGGGACACTAAAGAGCGTTTCGAGCGAAGCCTGTCCCGCACCTGATGCGGGATGGCCACCGGTTCGCGTGAAGAAAACGCGTCAAAACAAAAGCTAGCGTAAACGCGGCTTTGCCCAGCCTGCGACATCGCGGTAGATTGGCGGTCCGCGCAAGTCCGGCCGCGGATGCAAAGAGCCGGTGAAAGATTTCTCCGGGGAACGCGCATGAGCACGGCCGAATCCAAATCAATTGAAGTCGCAGAGATCGAGGACACCAGCCTCCTCGCCTTCTATCGCGACATGAACCTGCAGGAGCGGCGCACGTTCTGGGCCTGCGCCTCGGGCTGGACGCTCGACGGCATGGATTTCATGATCTATCCGCTGGTGATCGGCACCATCATCACGCTGTGGAAGGTGGATCCTGGCACCGCAGGCCTCGCGGGCACCGTGACGCTGCTGGCGTCCGCCGTGGGCGGCTGGCTCGGCGGCTACCTCTCCGACCGCATCGGCCGGGTCAAGACGCTGCAGCTCACCATCATCTGGTTCTCGTTCTTCTCGCTGGTCTGCGCCGTGGTGCAGAATTTCGACCAGCTGCTGATCGCCCGCGCGCTGCTTGGCCTCGGCTTCGGCGGCGAATGGGCGGCCGGCGCGGTGCTGATCGGCGAGGCGATCCGGCCGCAATATCGGGGACGCGCGGTCGGCTCGGTGCAGTCGGGCTGGGCGATCGGCTGGGGCCTTGCGGTGCTGGCGCAGGCGATCCTGTTCTCGGTACTCCCTGCAGAAAACGCCTGGCGCTGGATGTTCGCGATCGGCGCGCTGCCGGCGCTGCTGGTGTTCTATCTGCGCCGCTACGTCACCGAGCCCGAGATCTCGGCCGCGACAATGGCGCAGCAGCAGGCGACTGGCAGCAAACCCGCTGCATTGTGGGAGATCTTTCACGGGCCGATCCTGAAGACCACGCTGCTGGCCTCACTGGTCGGCACCGGCATGCAGGGCGGCTACTATGCCATCACCTTCTGGGTGCCGCGCTTCCTCACCACCGAGCGCAAGCTTTCCGTGGTCGGCTCGACCGGCTATCTCGCGACCCTGATCATCGGCTCGTTCATCGGCTATCTGGTGGGCGCCTGGCTCGCGGACCGCATCGGCCGCCGCAACCTGTTCCTGATCTTCTCGATCGGCGCCATCGCGATCGTGCTGCTCTATACCCAGCTGCCGATCTCCAACGAGGTGCTGTGGGTGCTGGGCTTCCCGCTCGGCTTCTTTGCCTCGGGCTATTTCTCCGGCATGGGCGCGTTCCTGACCGAGCTGTATCCAACCCGGCTGCGCGGCTCCGGCCAGGGCTTTTGCTACAATTTCGGCCGCGGCATCGGCGCGCTGTTCCCGTTCCTGGTCGGCGCGCTTTCGACCACGACGACGCTCGCCAACGCGATCGCGATCTTTGCGGTGGCCGCCTATGGCGTGTTCTTCATCGCCGCCTACGCGCTGCCGGAAACGCGCGGGCGTGTGCTGCATGCGGATGGGTAGAACATGTGATGAGGTGATGTGATGACTGCGCCGCTCGCTCCGCTTTGCCTCTCCCCCTGTGGGAGAGGCCGGATTGCATCATTAGATGCAATCCGGGTGAGGGGTCGCGGTCCATCCATGCAGTACGCCGTGTGGAGAGGTACCCCTCACCCCCAACCCTCTCCCACAAGGGGAGAGGGGGCCACCGGTCCGTGCGTCCCTAACAGGAGGCTGCCATGACATCGCTCAAAGGCAAGACGCTGTTCATCTCGGGCGCGAGCCGCGGCATCGGGCTGGCGATCGCGCTTCGCGCCGCGCGTGACGGCGCCAATGTCGCGATTGCGGCGAAGACCGCCGAGCCGCATCCGAAGCTGAAAGGCACGATCTACACCGCCGCCGACGAGGTCCGCGCCGCCGGCGGCAAGGCGCTGCCGGTGCTCTGCGACATCAGGGACGAAGCACAGGTGATGGCGGCGATCGAAGCCACCGTCGCCGAGTTCGGCGGCATCGACGTCTGCGTCAACAATGCCAGCGCCATCAGCCTGACCAATTCGCAGGCGACCGACATGAAGCGGTTCGACCTGATGATGGGAATCAACACCCGCGGCACCTTCATGGTGTCGAAATACTGCATCCCGCATCTGAAGAAGGCGGAGAACCCGCATATCCTGATGCTGTCGCCGCCGCTCGACATGAAGACCAAATGGTTCGAGCACTCGACCGCCTACACGATGGCGAAATTCGGCATGAGCATGTGCGTACTCGGGCTGGCCGGCGAACTGAAATCTTCAGGCGTCGCCGTCAATGCCTTGTGGCCGCGCACCACGATCGCAACCGCCGCGGTCGGCAATCTGCTCGGCGGCGACGCCATGATGCGCGCCAGCCGCACGCCCGAGATCATGGGCGATGCGGCCTACGC
It includes:
- a CDS encoding SDR family oxidoreductase, which codes for MTSLKGKTLFISGASRGIGLAIALRAARDGANVAIAAKTAEPHPKLKGTIYTAADEVRAAGGKALPVLCDIRDEAQVMAAIEATVAEFGGIDVCVNNASAISLTNSQATDMKRFDLMMGINTRGTFMVSKYCIPHLKKAENPHILMLSPPLDMKTKWFEHSTAYTMAKFGMSMCVLGLAGELKSSGVAVNALWPRTTIATAAVGNLLGGDAMMRASRTPEIMGDAAYAIVTRPSREFTGHFCIDDKVLYANGVRDFERYRVDPSVPLMSDFFVPDDDVPPPGVTVQALPSAGGAQTSR
- a CDS encoding MFS transporter is translated as MSTAESKSIEVAEIEDTSLLAFYRDMNLQERRTFWACASGWTLDGMDFMIYPLVIGTIITLWKVDPGTAGLAGTVTLLASAVGGWLGGYLSDRIGRVKTLQLTIIWFSFFSLVCAVVQNFDQLLIARALLGLGFGGEWAAGAVLIGEAIRPQYRGRAVGSVQSGWAIGWGLAVLAQAILFSVLPAENAWRWMFAIGALPALLVFYLRRYVTEPEISAATMAQQQATGSKPAALWEIFHGPILKTTLLASLVGTGMQGGYYAITFWVPRFLTTERKLSVVGSTGYLATLIIGSFIGYLVGAWLADRIGRRNLFLIFSIGAIAIVLLYTQLPISNEVLWVLGFPLGFFASGYFSGMGAFLTELYPTRLRGSGQGFCYNFGRGIGALFPFLVGALSTTTTLANAIAIFAVAAYGVFFIAAYALPETRGRVLHADG